Genomic DNA from Trypanosoma brucei brucei TREU927 chromosome 9, whole genome shotgun sequence:
tcttcctgttGTCGCCTCTCCTCTTCTGCCTCCTGCTGCCGacggagttcctcctcctcctcacgttCCCGTTGCTGACGTAACAACTCGGCTTTACGTCGCTCCGATCGTTCCCTGCGTTCCTGAAGGGCAGCACGAAGTTCACCCCAAATTTTCTCCGCATGATGGTCAGTGGCCATTTCGCTGTATATTTTTGCCATGTCCATTACTGAGACATGCTCGAGAAGGGCCATCTCATCCTCGGAGATATTCCCCTTCAGCGCCTTCAACAGGCGCTGAACGGGTTCTCCGAGATCCTCAAACCGGATAGTGCCTTTGGTGGACAGTGCGCCTGGTGGTATGAACTACCTTGTGAAAAGATACGGAGAATGAAGGCTGAAAGCAATGAAACAGTTCACAATGAACAGGTGAAATAAGGAAGCGGAcaagcaataatacacacacatatgtatttatttattttttttagaaacTGGTAGTGAAGGGTAAACAGGTGTTACAGGGGGTcatattcattttttaaaaaaaagtacacaCAGAGGGAACAAACGCCATGATGTACACGTAGATCATAAGACCCTTCTGCctcctctccccctttctaTTCCCCTTGGGTTCGCGAGCGTAAGAGTTACAACTTATTGTGGGACAAACTTATTTGGcatctttttcacttttcataTTACTACCAATGTTACTCGCTGCCGATGCCGCAGTACTCCTCTTCACCCCCGCCCAAATATAATGACCGGTGTATAACCTACTGGAAAGACGGAAGCTTAAATGTAATTGACGTGAGGCAAAAGTCTTAAGAACGTCTGGACACGCTACAATATGCCGCATCTCTATTTGTGAAACACCATGGTTAAGCGCACATCTTGACAGATCAGCGGGTGGAATAAACTTGGCCCAGTCGTGCGTTCCGGGTTCCACTATGCCAGTGATATGTTCCGCCACGACAATAAAGCTCAATGCGGTAAAAAGTGACTTATCCATGGTGGAAATTACAAGCACGCCACCGGGTTTTGTTGCTGCGCAAATATCGTGCAAAAATGCCGCCGCATCGCTCACGTGTTCAATTACCTCCGAAGCCACTACAAGTTCAAATTGCCGTCCTTCTCCCTCCACCACCTCGTGAAGTGGCACACAACGATATGCAAGCGATGCTTGTGGAGTAATATCACGGAGAACTCGCTGACGCCGCTCCTCTGCTACGGCAATACTTTCCTTACACATGTCAATGCCCAATACATCACCACCTAATCGTGCAATGCTCTCAGAAAGAATACCTCCACCACAACCAACATCCAATACACTCATTCCTGGTCTTATTCCTGCTGTAGCAGCCAAGTCGGATGGAGTAAATGCGCACCGGCATGCCTTATTTATGAACTCAACGCGTACAGGATTGAATTGATGTAATGTACGTAAGGGACCTTGCGGGCACCACCAATATTTCTGCAAGCGACTGAACTTAGAAATCTCAGCAGCTGATACGCCGCGAGCCATTGCTGAGGACATGTGAAAACACCACGAAACCgacaaataacaaataatagCCGTGGTAATATACCAaactataataataattattattatatatagatggatatatatagatacaGATACAGATATATGCTACTGATATATTCGCTATGAACTTTCTTGTAACTAACCGCGTAGGGGCGCCggattcttctcttttttttttccttttcaccttCCCCCCCTACCTTTTTTAGTCAAAAGTGCGAGGGTGATAATCACCTAACATTTAAAGGTGTCGCAACCATAGGGAggaacagagaaaaaaaaggcacaaaGACATTAAtatatgaataaatatatgtgagGAGAACGTAGACAGGagcagaggaaaaagaaaataatcgCGAATAGTGAAGCAATCGAGATACCGTTACGGGGAAGTGTAAACGCATCGCCGTAAAAAGTCTACATTTTatcgtttcttttcaaaaattttCTTCACCCTTCGTATTTGTGGGCGCGTGTGTGAGAAATTAGTTTCTTGtgtatctctctctctctctctctgtgtgtttgtttgtttgtttgttttattgctattattactttttccccttccttttgtcttCGCGCCCTTTAATCGGTATCCCATTCAGAGGGGGGTTTTCCTCTACGTGAAAGTTTAAAAATCCAAATGTGAAGCGGTAGCGGCGAAAGTTATGGTAACACCATTACCGAAAtgacaaacaagaaaaatacaaataaaatCAAGTAATAGACGATAGTAAGTGGTCAaggttttttcttttcattttcaaagaaaaaaaagaaaaaaagaaactaaaagAACGAAAGAGTAAACACACTAGATGCTTTTAATCGACTCCTTCGGGGGTattgaaaaataataaaacaccGCTCGAGAGGATGGGAAGGGGAGGtataaaaagaagcaactcATCACACTCgaattttttacttttatccGTTTTCATACAAATGCAtggacatatatatatatatatatacgcaacaagacaaaacaagCACAACGTATCGTATCGTATACCGTCGTATCgcctccatttttcttttttttcccctgcttctgctgctgctactgtttttgttgtctgtctgttttatttgttttattttgcttctACTCTCGTAGCCTTCGATTCCACTCGCCTTCCGTTACCTTCTGCCAAAtgtacgaaaagaaaaaaaggaaaagaaacgttTTACAACAATCCTTCTCACGAGGCAAATTCACACGtatcatttcccccctctctaaccacttctccttttgtttatatatctatttatttattaccACGCCTTTTTCCACCTTATGTCCTCCGAGTTTCCCTTCaccgtatacatatatatatatatatatatatattcccaATAGTTTCTTTGATCCcacactctttttttcttttccttatccttttttttctctaacAATGGAAAAGAATTATCATCGCAGCCACCAGGTAgcgacgaaaaaaaaaacaaacaaagaaacaaaagaagaaaataacaacaacaccaaaagtGTCCAGAAAataaaggggaggggaggaaagaaaaaaaagaatgagtaaaaatatttaaaatatttaatgTCATCCGTAAGAACATGCCATAAGGAAggtttggaaaaaaaaaatgagataTTCGGGATGATGAAGTAACCGGCACCGCTTAAGGAGGTAAAGAGGTAACAAAAGATTgagagaagtgaaaaaaaaatgaggatgaaaatgtaacgaaaaggggaaagaacaagaaggagaggaaaggggagaaaaaaagagagagagagtagaaaacaaaacaaacaaacaaacaataataattattattattattatattaatTAAGTACACCCATGCacaggagggaagggaaagggaaaatatgaTGGGGTAAAGCCGCTGTATTCCACTCCTTATAGTTTTAAAACTTATGTACATTCACAAAAGCACGCATTCGTGTGGTACAATAAGTCAAGTTTGGAGCGAATAGGAAAGGTGGGCAGAGAAGATGTAACGAACAACGAAGATAAATGGAAGGGGAATTTTTtaagtgaaggaagaaaagagggagaaaacaatTCATGCGCACTGCTCGTTTCtccatttactttttttgttgctgttgtttattaattaatttctcttttattaCTTCTTTCCGTTTAACGgaagaaatataaatatatacacaagaATCCCCCCTTTCACATTACTAACTGGAAAAATAATTACTTGAGCAAGTAGTATTAGTAAACACACACCTTTCTAATTTTTCAACAAAAAGCGCAGAAATAAGATATAATACCGATGGTAATTTAATTGATCATAGAGCTTACTTCGCTTAATGACGCACCGACCTTCACAAACATACACTCATGTATGAAAGTTTACGTTTGTTTTCACACAAAAATGTAactgagaaaacaaacaaaattcgAAACCGTACATAAATTGTTACTCACTGCAAGAGCCGAAAGACGACCACTCccaaatataaacaaacataagCGTAAGCGCAAACGGACAATAAAAACGagtacatatacatatatacatatatatatatatgatctGTATgcataatgataataatagtaacagtGACTTTTATACAGTAGCTACGCACGGACTCAGTTGCCGTTGCAGCGCGTCTAACTGTACAttcaatatataaaaaaggtaaaaaaatatttaaagatAGAAAAATGGCATGTCGTTGATAAGTATTGGGGAACGCCTTAAATCTAAAGTACGCAAAAGGGCCACGAATCCCTGACCGGGTACACACGCACAACCAAAGAGaactacaagaaaaaaaacattgttGACTTACGATGTTCGAGTCTGTATTCACAGAGCCGTTGCGTACCTGTTATTTAAAAACGTTGTTGCGACATTGTTtgcttgcttctttttttgttttttttgttattgttttcgcCATCGTTGTTATTGTGACAACGTCTATAAGTATAagcacgcacaaaaaacacatgcacacacaaatgGCGATAGTACGGAGCTGCAGCAGGAAGGAGAAGTAACTGTCATTAATCGACTCACCGCAGTCATTTTccacgacaaaaaaaaaaaggaactgcAGCACTAAAATGACGTGCCACCAGtgtcctttccttccctttacttcatttttacctttttctttgtctgtcactctctctctctcaaacacacacgtcGCCGGATTCGAACACAATCAAATCCATTCAATACTTACAGAATTCCTAACGCAGAACACCACGCTGCCTTCTTTGCAGTAATACCTACGAGCGTCCTGTCCGTGATCATTTCCGGTCGTACATTTGCGCGCCGGAGGGTAACAAGCGCCTGCAAAGCCTCAGGATTTTGAAGACAACTGCCCACTTCAGCAGGACAACATTGATGAGCCGCTATAACACCTATTGCAGGAGACCGAAGTATCATATGTGAAATACGCCCAACATTCCCTTCTAATCGCGCAGTGAAGGGAACATTCAAAATAAGTGAAGGAACTGGCGCCTCCGTGTTGCCGCCCGTCTGCACCAAACACCTGctcgctgttgctgttgtgttcCCCAAttcattaatattattagtaGAAACCTTTGTTGCATCACACTCAGACGGGGAGGGACATTTCTCAAGACTGTGCGTAACGGGCTGCGGGCACCAGCCAAGAAATGGACGAGTATGTGCCAATACAATAGTTCCTTGAAACTGACAAGGATCAGCAGCACCACTCGTCGTTAAGTGCCGTTCCACTTTCACATGTTCAAAGTCGAATccacaaagaagagtaaTGAAAAAATCCTCTACGAGTTTTGCACCACCCACCTGCCCATTAACCTGGCAGGTGAAATCGCTGTCATGCGTACGCATACCACTAAAAGTTTCACCAAATCCATATGTATGTAAGTCAGGTCCCTTAACGCCTTTGCAAAAGGGGCTCCAAAACCGCTGCATCACACGCCCCATGTCGAATGGATTGTGCGGTTCTTGCAGTGGACAGCGGACGACACGCGTACGCCACGACATGTTATGCCGAAGCAACGGAGTtgccgaaacaaaaaacggtAGCGGCCGCAGTGGAAGTTTCAATGAGGGAATccggagaaacaaaaagggacgGCTGGTGCCGATATTTTAATACTTATTTATAGATTAATTGATGTCTGTTCACTAAAGTTAAGCCCCGTATATTAACTTTtagttgctgtttttttttcccggtCCGAAGTGCTTGGATGCAATTTACCCTCTACTATTATGGGAACAGAGTAGTAGTTATTGTTATTTCTACTACTCGTCTTATCCTAACTCCACCAAGCCACAACCCGTTCTGTCAAATTTTCTTTGTAacctcttatttttttttcctctattCTTCCGTAACTATGGGAGAACagctgtaaataaatatatatatatatgtagtaTATATCAGGCAATGCACCTGAGCACTACAAGGCTACACTGATATATTCCCTATAAGTTTGCGAAATAGGTGTAAAATCCCCGCCGCGTACCGTAATTCAGGGCGGatgaaaacacacaaaagaaaactattGATTTCACGTTTACTTTCCGCATGCAACAacgcaaaataaaagaaaacaataagaaacaaacaataaaatgTGGGAAAGAAAGTTAATGGCGTATACTTTAGGTAAATTTCACAACATGAGCAACCAATAACAGGCGACAACAGCAGTAAAGTAATACTCCGTTCCCACTCCTAATACAAAGTAGCGAGACTCAGAATGTGGTGAACGAAGGGCAGAGGGAGCAAAAAACGCTGTCAAACAAGAATAAAGGAAGGataaaacttttttttttaataaaagggggagagCAAGGGAGAACAACCATATagaaagaagataataatgataacaataaataataataatttatttatttattttttggggGGAAGGGCAGCGCTGCGTAGCAGGTAGCCTATGTGTAACTTTCCATTTGAAAAGAAGTTCCGCTATCATAAGTGAATTAAAGTACACATGGCGCCTAAGGAACCACGCCCCTCCCTCTCGTGTAAAATAGTCATGTGAATTGGAAATAATAAGACTGTACACGCGGCGCAGTGGaatattttctttggttAATTTGCTCTCCTCTTCGTTTGtactttcttgttgttgctgttgttttttttttgcttcttttttttccgtaCAAATTCtactttcctccctttccacttCAGGAACCCCATGTATGATAGTGATGTCGTAGTActttctttggtttttttttcccctccctgtCAACTTCCAGCGTACACACGGTATTTCACCCGTCACTGACCTCCTTCCCAAAAATTATTGCCAGAGTGCTTGTGAAAcaacggagaaaaaaaacaaagaggtaTCGTATCCTGACAGTGGCCATATTGTCGTGGACACCGTTATGTAAAGGGTCATGGTTGCACgttgaagcaaaaaaaaaaagatgagaagacaaaaagtaaTCAACAGAATGAATAAAAGGAAGTCGGTAACCATGGGGAAATACCGGCTGTTGATTGGAAGAAACACAGATGATAATTATTTGAGTAACAACTTAACTACCCCCCGCCCGTTCATTTCAGCAAAGGGTAGTTTGTGTAACTGACACCATCCTTCAGGATTCTAGAAATTGTTAAAGCAATATACGACATCCAAAAAATCACAAAGAACAAAATCTCACCACGCATCCAATACCGTGGCACAAACAGCATCGAGAAACTCACAAGGGTCGCTAGCACTGCAGCTGCCATACCACCAAGTACCATTCTGTTGAGCCCTGAAAAGTTACGGGAAAATGGACTCTCAAATTGAGTGTGGAAAAGAGCAGGATCATGCTGACACGTGAGTAGAGAAACGGCATCCTGTTTCTGTCCATCAAAGAAATTTTGTTGCCACCAGCGGCGCAGTGCGATTCGCACCACATCAAACGTGGCCGGTCCCCATTCCCCAGTTAGTAGAAAGTCCACAAAATGGGGGTCGCTTCCAGCGTACAACCTGGAAAGTGAAATTCCCAGTTCAACCCACATATGCTTACATCTCTCTACGCTGCAATGAAACTCACCATTCCCTCGCGCTCCGTCACTTCCATCATCCTCATCTTCATACTCATCCTCATCGTCACTGAGGTTCATTTCTTCCCCATGCCCAAGTACATACCTAATCATCTGAGGAAGAATGTTAATAGCAATCATGGACTGAACAAGGTTTGTCCGATCCAAGCAATCCAAACAGTTCACCCGAACGTAATGTTTCTGCTGGTGGACAAGAACCAACTCGCAAGTCGCCCCGTCAGCATCAGCGGTGCTGGGAACAGATGGAGGCGATGACCCACTCGATGGAGACGGATGTCCTTCATTGCTAAACTTCCAAAAATCTACGAACTGCGATCCACCTTCGTTTTTCCTATTTAGCAGAGTATCAACTTCCATTCGCATTAAGTTGTAAGGCGCATTTTTAGCCCTCCGTTCCTTTACGTTGTATTTTGTATAATAAACGTCAACGGGCCTTGAGAGAGCGCCATTCCCTTCACGAAGTTTTAATGCCGCTGCTTCGAACGCCTTTGAAATTGGCAACTCGGCTTTGCTAAGCGACGTGGTGTCAAGACAATGGATAGATGTCATCCCATCGAATAAAGCCAAAAGGGCATTTAAATGCAAGACCAGTTCATCAACCCCTGACGATGGCGAAGATATGGTAATCGTGGGGATGAATGTTAAATTCGCTGGCTGACTCCAGCAACGAGGCACAGAACCACGAAGAATGGTAAAGGCTGCCACGCGCTGCTTTTCATTAGCGGCCTTATCCCCCTCGTTTCCCGACGCTAAAGGAAAGACCCAAAGCGTTGATGCAGAAAAGTTCGCTGCAATCCCACTACCAGCATTGTCAAGCCCACGCCGATTGTATCGCGTACCCGCCCACCGGTAACTAAGGCGATTGATGAGCAACATCTGAACACCCTCCTCGGGGGAAGTAGTCGCCTCCACAATACCCCTAATAAACGCAGGAACGTACACGTGGTAATCACAATTCAGCGAAGCTACAACCTCATCAAACGCACCAAGCAGAGGCGAATTCCACTGGAAAACCACCCGCTGCGATATTTGTCCCTCGGAAGAAATCGCTAAAGAAAAGGCGCCACCACCCTTCACGCTGCTGCCATTCAACGACGGCGTGAGTACCTCCTTCATACCCTTCACAACATCACCAGGTTCCAGGGTTAAGTTCGCAGTCGGTGAATAGTAAAAATAAGAAGCACCGCAATGTTGCTCCGACTGCGCACAAAAGCTATCGACAACCCTACAATACTCTAAAACCATTTCTTCCCTGGCATGGCTTTGTGAAGAACCCTGCGAAGCGCTTGCTTCATCTTTCTCGCCTgaaccaccatcaccaccgTCCCCACTCTTATTCACGGACAGGTCAGACGCTGTTTCCGGTAGTCGAAGCCACGACAGCTGCTTTACCGCAAACACGTCGTGGGTCTCCCCAATAGTTAATGTGGTAATACGTTCCCGTTCAGAAACATACAAAAGTATCGACGCAGAGCCAATGCGAAGAACACCAAATAAAGCATAACAGGGAATACAACGGACCGGTGTAAACTCTTCAAAtccagaggaggaagcatcGGACATAACTCCATCATCAACCACATCACAAACCGCCTTTTCAGAATCTTTGCTAACATGAGAAACGGCATCATCCGCAGCCACATTACTCGGCAACACGAAACATTGACGCTCCAAATTCCAAATAAGTCTGGGATAAGAATCATCATTAGGGACAAAAGAGGCAGATTCACCATCAATAACGatatttccaaaaaaatCCCCTACAGACATAATTCACCTACaactaaaaataaaaaacaataaatgtCAAACTATTTCCTAAGGGGTAAAGATAATTATGCACTCACCAACATAAatctccaaaaaaaaaaggaaatataaatacaagaaaaagcaaaaaaaaaacaaaaactcgctacaaacaaaacaactacATAAAatagaataaacaaaaaattaaaagaacaATATAACAAACATTATCCAgcggaaaaaacaaagacttacacaaaaaaaaaacatcaaacaaCAACCTAATCCACAAAGCAAAAAGTtattttcaaaaaagaacaccCAAACACTTACTCAGAagtcaaacagacaaaattaACTGATGTCAGCATCAAATAAATTCAGCTGAAACACGGATTTGACAGACTCATCATTGACACAAAACAAGGTAAgagcaacaccaccaaacaGTTCAGAGCAGGAATAAGAAGGAGGGCGGCatgtacatatgtgtgtggggtaATGTTGGtgtaatggggaaaaggtgagaaaGTTACCGTACGCCTCGGACGCAGGACGCACGCGGCTGGAATGTTGTGCGGCGCCCCAGAAACTATCGTAACACTCGTGCTCAATCCATGTTCGGGTGTGTGTCATAAGACCGTCGTAAGTGGTTTATCGTCATGGGCAAAGTACAAGGTGTATCCGCAGTGACCAAAGAGACAATGCAGAATCTggcaaagagaaagggcGAAAGCCAAGCAATAAGGGTGGTTTCAAAtgtaaaacaaggaaaaagggaggggaggggggtgacAGTAACCACACACATGGTATGATAACGTGCCACGACGAAACCAAACACCATCAGccggggaaagaagaatattCTTTAAATGGGTTATTGTCATTCAAATACACTCAGAGACTCCAGTCCATTGATGTCATCAAGTAGCGCGTTTACGACAGGTTAGGTGTACCGCAAAGCAACTCTCGGAGCGCACCAAGATGGCCTACGGCATGCAATCACAAAACGGCCGCTCCATGGCTAAagcccctttttcatttttgttgtccaTAAAAACactgaagggagaaaacagaggaaggagaaggtaacaatatcaaacaagagaagagtgtgcactaaCCAATAACCTCCGTTATAATTCTCGGACCACGTGAGTGTGCAAACAAGGACACAGAAATGTTAGCCCAAGACACAACTCCAATGTGGGCCTTCCCCTACGGTTACTGCCCCAACACATAAttgtaattataataataaccataaTCATAATTATACACCTGACgtcaagtgaaaaaaactcGGCGCGTCAGAAACAATATTAGCGTCACGGGTTCTGTTCAGATGTTGCTGTTAATTTGTTATATTAGGTATTCATCACACGCACCTACTCGCCGAACTGCTAACCCCACACGTCAGCTCGGAGCGAAAGATAGAGTTCACAGTTGCATCGACATAGTGTGTTTCCGTTCCGCCTACGCGGTATCGGAAGCTCTTTCATCAGTGGCGGGGAACGACGGATGGGGGATAAACACTTaacagaggggaaaatgtgcaTGAAATAGGTAATACAAtaagagaagggggaagtaAACAGGGAATCACGGAAGTAAGGTTCAGTGCAGGTCTGTGTTATGGTGTCCTCACAGGTTCTCGGTGCAATTTGAACATATTGTACATCGTCACCTACTACATTCCCTCTCGACTACCCCGCCACTCACAACATTATACTGCCGCCCACATTAGCCATTCCAAACTCACTG
This window encodes:
- a CDS encoding 3-demethylubiquinone-9 3-methyltransferase, putative; protein product: MSSAMARGVSAAEISKFSRLQKYWWCPQGPLRTLHQFNPVRVEFINKACRCAFTPSDLAATAGIRPGMSVLDVGCGGGILSESIARLGGDVLGIDMCKESIAVAEERRQRVLRDITPQASLAYRCVPLHEVVEGEGRQFELVVASEVIEHVSDAAAFLHDICAATKPGGVLVISTMDKSLFTALSFIVVAEHITGIVEPGTHDWAKFIPPADLSRCALNHGVSQIEMRHIVACPDVLKTFASRQLHLSFRLSSRLYTGHYIWAGVKRSTAASAASNIGSNMKSEKDAK
- a CDS encoding synaptojanin (Model contain Synaptojanin, N-terminal domain, (IPR002013) present in proteins such as the GTPase dynamin, the lysophosphatidic acid acyl transferase endophilin, and the phosphoinositide phosphatase synaptojanin, all involved in the recycling pathway of c) is translated as MSVGDFFGNIVIDGESASFVPNDDSYPRLIWNLERQCFVLPSNVAADDAVSHVSKDSEKAVCDVVDDGVMSDASSSGFEEFTPVRCIPCYALFGVLRIGSASILLYVSERERITTLTIGETHDVFAVKQLSWLRLPETASDLSVNKSGDGGDGGSGEKDEASASQGSSQSHAREEMVLEYCRVVDSFCAQSEQHCGASYFYYSPTANLTLEPGDVVKGMKEVLTPSLNGSSVKGGGAFSLAISSEGQISQRVVFQWNSPLLGAFDEVVASLNCDYHVYVPAFIRGIVEATTSPEEGVQMLLINRLSYRWAGTRYNRRGLDNAGSGIAANFSASTLWVFPLASGNEGDKAANEKQRVAAFTILRGSVPRCWSQPANLTFIPTITISSPSSGVDELVLHLNALLALFDGMTSIHCLDTTSLSKAELPISKAFEAAALKLREGNGALSRPVDVYYTKYNVKERRAKNAPYNLMRMEVDTLLNRKNEGGSQFVDFWKFSNEGHPSPSSGSSPPSVPSTADADGATCELVLVHQQKHYVRVNCLDCLDRTNLVQSMIAINILPQMIRYVLGHGEEMNLSDDEDEYEDEDDGSDGARGNGEFHCSVERCKHMWVELGISLSRLYAGSDPHFVDFLLTGEWGPATFDVVRIALRRWWQQNFFDGQKQDAVSLLTCQHDPALFHTQFESPFSRNFSGLNRMVLGGMAAAVLATLVSFSMLFVPRYWMRGEILFFVIFWMSYIALTISRILKDGVSYTNYPLLK